The sequence CAGACGCCGCGCAGCAAGCGCAATGGAAACGCTGGCGCGCCGTCGCCGATCTGTACCATGCCTATTTCACCGGCCTCATCCTCACTGTCGTCACCCGACGTGGCACGGCCGATGCGGCCGAGTTCGTCTTCCGTGTCTTCCGCCGCCAGCAGCAGGAGCGCTTCCTGCCGGGGCTCAAGAAGCTCGGCCTCGACCACCTGCCGCCGGCGGTCGCTGCCGCGCAATATCACTATCTCTCCAACTGGATCGGCGGCGTGCATGTCGAATACATGTATGAGAGCGACACCAAGGCATGGATCCGTTATCCGCCGCCGCGCTGGATCTGGAAGGGCACCGCGATCTGCGGCGTGCCGGGCGAGGTCTCTCGCGCGATGCTGCGCGGCTGGCACGCCAACAACGGCGTTGCACTCGGCGATACCAGGCTGGGCTTCGTCTGCACCAAGCAGAGCGTCGATGGCCAGGACGGGCTCGAAGGCTACTACCACCAATACGACCACCCGCTCGAGCTCGACGGGCGTCTGGTGTTCGCGCGGCACCTGGAGGCGCCGTTGTTCGACGCGAAGACCGCGCCGGCGCTGCCCGTCGCCAGCTGGCCGAAACCGCGGCTGGAAAAAGCCTATCGCAACTACGCGATGGAATATGTCCGCACCGCCGCGCCCGTGATGGTGCAGCTGTTCGGCCCGGAAGACGCCGGCTATCTGCTGCATCTCACCGGCAAGCTGATCGGCATGCAGTATTTCGACGAGGTCGCGGCCGCGCTCGCGATGAATCGCGGCGGTGCAAGCGAATTCGCATCATTCCTCAACGCGCTGTCCGCCGCGCAGGATGACGCCGCCGAGACGGTGCAGTCCGCAGGCACATTCGAAATCCGCCAGCAGAGCTGGAAGTTGATGGATGACGTCGCCGACTATCACAGCGCCTGCGCCAGAGTGCTGGAAGGCTTGTTCGAGGGTCTCGCTGCCGGATGCGGCCGGCACATCGGCGTGCAGCTTCGCCCGGCGGCAACTGGCCGCCCGCCGCTGGTCTGGACAATCGGGTAGACAGGACTGTCGCCGCGCACTTCGTCTCTCCCCGGGTGCGGGGAGAGGCCGGAATTTGCGGCCGCAGATTCGGGGCGAGGGGGACTCTCCGCGAGTCCAGCTCTCACCGTCTGCGCGGATAGAGCCCCTCACCCCGACCCTCTCAGCGCGAGCGAAGCTCGTCGCGGCCCCGTAAGAACGGAGAGAAGGAGAAGAAAGGAAGCACCGCAATTCCACGGGCTGAAATGCGCTGCCGCAGGGCACGCCTGCACCTGACGCAGGAGGAATCGGCAATTGGCGTGCTAACAACCATCTCGGCGCCTTCTGCGCGAACAAATTCATTGGCACACCTGCTCATTTGCCGCGCCGCCAATGGCGCCCGTGCCCGGGAGAGAATATGTCCGACATCGCCGAAATCCCGGTCGATGAGCAAGAGCGTCCGCTGCCGCCACCTCCGCGGCCGGTGCGGAGCGCGCTGATGGACGGCCCGATCCTGCGGACGCTGCTCTCCCTCGCCTGGCCGAACGTGGTCGCGCTCTCAGCGGGCACCTGCGTGGTGATCGCGGAGACCTCCTATATCGGACGTCTTGGCGTGGAAGCACTGGCCGCGATGGCGCTGGTGTTTCCGACCGTGATCCTGACCATGACCATGTCGGGCGGCGCCATGGGCGGCGCGGTGGCCTCCGCCATCGCGCGCGCGCTCGGCGCCGGCGATCGCGAGCGTGCGGGCACACTCGCCGCGCATGCGCTGCTGATCGGTATCACCTTCGGCTTGGTCTTCATGCTGGGCATGCTGCTCTATGGACCCAAAGTGCTCGAAATGCTCGGCGGTCGCGGCGATGTGCTGACGCATGCGATCGCCTACACGCAGGTGTTTTTCGGCGGCGCGGTGCTGCCCTGGCTGCTCAACACCATGGCGGGCGTGCTGCGCGGCACCGGTAACATGAAGCTGCCGTCGCTGTTGATCCTCAACTCCGCTGTTTGGCAGGTCGTGCTCGGCGGCACGCTCGGCCTTGGGCTCGGCCCTGTGCCGCAGCTCGGCATGCGCGGCGTCGCGGCCGGCGCGCTGATCGCCTATTCCATGAACATCTGCGTGATGGGCTGGTACCTGTTCTCCGGCCGCGCGCGCGTTGTCCCAAAACTGCGTGGCCTGCGCGTCCAATGGGCGATGTTCTTCGACATCCTGAAGGTCGGCGCCATTGCCTGCTTCTCGCCTCTGCAATCGGTGCTGACGATCTCGATCTTCACCCACCTGCTGGCGAAGTTCGGCACCGCGATCCTCGCCGGCTACGGCATCGGCGCCCGGCTGGAATTCTTGCTGACCTCGATCGCGTTCTCGTTCGGCATTGCCTCGGTGCCGATGATCGGCATGGCGGTCGGCGCCGGCCGCATCGCGCGGGCCCGCCGCATTGCCTGGATCGCAGGTGTCTCCGCTTTCGTCGCTGTCGGCACGCCGGCATGCCTGGTCGCCACCTTCCCCGATCTCTGGGTCAACATTTTTACCGACAGCGCGACGGTGCGAGCGACAAGCCATCAATATCTGTCGACGGTCGCGCCATTCTACGCCTTCATCGGTCTCGCCTCGACCATGTACTTCTCCTCGCAAGGGGCGGCCAAGGTGATCGGCCCAGTGCTGGCGCAGACCGCGCGGCTCGTCTACATCGCCGCGATCGGCTGGTGGCTGTCGACGCATGACGCCACTGCGCAAAACTTCTTCTGGCTGGCCGCGAGCTCGATGGTCGTGCTCGGCCTGCTCTCCTGCTCCAGCGTGGTGCTGACGCGCTGGGGGCCGCGGGACACAAAGCCTGCAGTCAGGCCGGTGCTCTCGACCGTTGCCGATTAACGATGCCTGTGGCGGCGATGGCCGCCGCCGACATTGGCAAGCCGCATCAGTTGCGGAATCATCGCCATCATGTCGCCGCTCCCGGCGCCGCCGAGCATGCCCATGATATCGCCGCCGCCCATGCCGCCAAAGCCGGCCGGGATGGTGCTGCCGCCCATTGGGGTGTAGCCGCCGTAATTGGGCGCGCCGAATCCGCCGCCAAAATTGCCGCCGCCGAGGCCACCACCAAATCCGCCGCCGCCGTTCTCCATCATGCGGCTCATCATCGGGCCCATGGTCTGCATCAGCATGGCGAAGCGGCGCTTGCCCATCTTCGCCTTCATCATCTCCAGCATCGGCGCCATCTGCGTCATCATGTCCTCGCCGCCGGCACCGCCGCCGCCGAGGAACTGCGCCTTTGCCGGCGCGCTCGAGATCGAAAACAACAGCAGCACGGCGGCCGCCTGGCAGATCACCTTGTCCGCACCTCTCATGGCCTGCTCCTCGCGTGCGTGGCGCCACCGGGAGAGCGGCGCCAACCGGACGCACGCTGCCATGGTTACGGCTGAGGAGAGGAGGGCTCTGTGAGAAAAATCACTGAGCCGCGACGCGTGAGCCTCCGCTAGGCTGCAGCGGGCGGAAACGCCTTGTGGATGGCGATCACGGCGTCTTTAGTCTGTCCCTGCACATAGGCCGCAAGCTCGTTCGGCAGCATGTCGATGATCCAGACCAGGCGGCAGCTCTTGTCGCCCTCCGCGATCACCTGCACCGAGGCACTGTAATGCTTCAGCCGCTCGCTGTTGATCGCATAGACCAGCCGCCGCCGCGCATCGTCGCAATCGACCAGCACCTCGCGCGCGACGGAGCCATTGGCGAAGGTGACGATGCGCGCATCGCCGTCGAGCGTGCAGGCGGTGACGAAGCCCGGCGCCAGCCGTTGCGGCAGCGCGCCGAAATCGCGCACCGCGTCCCAGACATCGTGCGCGGAAGCGGAGAGGCGGATGTCGTTGTGGATGGAGGCCATGGGGATTCCTGTAATGTGGAGAGGCGGGCGATAGGGCCATCATCTCAGCTGTCGTCGCCCGACTTGATCGGGCGATCCAGTCCAGAGACCGAGGTGATAGAATCGAGAGGCCCCGGCGTACTGGACGCCCCGGTCGAGCCGGGGCATGACGACGTGTGGTGTGGCGCGAGCATGCTCACACGCAAACCGCCTCGACATTGTTGCCGTCGGGGTCGATCAAGAACGCCGCAAAGTAGGTCGGGCTGTAATCCTTGCGCGGACCGGCGCCGCCATTGTCGCGGCCGCCGCTCTTCAGGCCTTCGCTGTGAAACGCCTTGACCGCGTCGTGGTCCTTGGCGCGAAACGCGATATGTGCGCCGTCGGCCTTCCGCCCCTTGTTCAGATGCAGCCACAGCGCCGGCTCGCCCTTCGGCCCGAAACCCGCATAGCCCTCGCCGCTGGAGCACAGGACGTAACCGAGCGGCGCGAGCACCGCGGTATAGAAGCGCGTTGAGGCGTCGAGGTCGGCAACGCGAAGTCCGATGTGGTCATACATGGTGGTCTCCATTTGCAAAGTGTGCCGCGTGGCGGTGCGCGCTGGAGACGACTCTAGTCAGTTGAGGGCAAGCTGCTCTTGGAGAATCTTGCGCTCACCCTTCGAAGCCTGCCGGAACTTTGTGGGTGACACGCCGGCGGCGCGATGAAACGTCCGGACGAAGTTGGAAAGGTCGCCGAAGCCGACGTCATAGGCGATGTCGGTGACCGCGATGTCCTCGTCCGTGAGGAGGCGCGCCGCATGTCGCAGCCGCGAGCGCACCAGATATTGATGCGGGGTGACGCCGAGCACGCTCGAGAATAGCCGCAGGAAATGGAACGGGCTGAGGCCCGCCTGCTTTGCTGCCTGTTCGAGGTCGACCTCAGTATGCGAATTGTCGTCGATCCACAGCGCAGCTTCCACCGCGCGGCGGCGGTCGCGTGCGGTCGGCGTCGTCTGCTTGCGCGCCTTGCCGGAGACGACGTCGACGAAACGGCCGGCCAGGATTTGCCCGACCTCGTCGAGACCCAAGTCGCTGTTGCCATCCGCTGCCGTCTGGGCGAGTTCGCCCAGCACCATCAATTCGGGCAGAGGCGGCGTTGCTCCGACTTGCCAGACCTCGCGCTGTCCGCCGAGCGCATCGACCAGGTCCGCGCTGAGGAAGAAGCCGAGGCAGACGTCGCCAGAGACATGCTCATGGGTGCAGGTGTATTCCTCGCCCGGCGCGCCGACCAGCATCGCGCCCGCCACCAGCTCGAAGAAACCGGCACGGCAATGGCAGCCAAAACTGCCGGAGCGGACATAGGCGATGGAATGGCCGGTGCGGCACTCCGCAAACGGCGTGTCGTCCGGTCCCGCATCGCAGCGAAACTCGGAGACGGTCATTGAGCGTGTCGTCAGCAGCGTGGTCGCGTCCATCGCGCCTATTTAGGTAGGCGCACGGGGCGGAGCAACGGGCAGCAGCACGTCGAACAGGGTCTTGCTGGCGATTGGGTGCGCGCCCTCCAGCGCCAGCAGCCGTCGCTTGGAGATCACTCCGCCGTAAGGCGAGAGCCGGTCGGTGTAATTGCCGGCTTCCAGCACCCTGTGGCTGGGCACGATCAGCATGTAAGGATTTTTGGCGATCGCCTGCGCCAGCGAATGTGCGGCGCCGGAGGCGCCCAGCGCCTTGGCGACCTCGTGATAGGTGCGCGTCTCCCCGCGCGGGATCGTGCAGGCGTACTCATAGACCCGCCGGTTGAAGCCGGGCACCCCGCCGGCGTCGAGGCTGACCTCGGAAAAATCGGGATCGCTGCCTTGCAGCAGGCCCACGATCCCCTCGATCGCCAGCTCCGCGTTCTCGGATGGCCGCTGCTCGCGCGCCTCGGGATGGGTTTGGAAAATCCGGCGGCGGGTGTCGAGCTCCCGCGCCTCCGGCAATTGCACGGCAACGACGCCGGTGCTGCTCCAGATCATGCCGCAACGGCCTATGGCCGTGTCGAATATTGTATAGCCGTGCCCCACCATGCACACGCCCCACTCAGTGCACGTCTCTCCCCAGACACGAGGATCATAACACTGCCACAATCCGGCGCACCTGGAATCTTGCCAAAACGTTAAGAAGCATCCGCGCGCCAAACCGCTTGGCGGGGCGCGCCGTCTCGGCTAATCAGGACAGGCGCAAGGCGCATAAGCGGGCGTAGTTCAATGGTAGAACGGCAGCTTCCCAAGCTGCATACGAGGGTTCGATTCCCTTCGCCCGCTCCAAGCTTTCGCAATTGCATGTCCATTTGGTCTGACTGTCCAAAGCGCGCGCTCGCGCGCCGCCCGAAGATTCCAATACATTAGCTCCTCGCTTCCGGCACGCGCCGTTTCCCCGGCTTAAGCTCCGCCCGCCCGCCGGATGCGGTCCTCCTGTCGGGCAATGTTCGGATCAGAGACCATGAACCAGCAGAAACTCGACCGCGCGATCGGTCGCCGCTTGAAGACGCTGAGGACGCAAGGCGGCATGACCTTGAACGAGCTGGCAGCGCGATCCGGCGTCAGCCGGGCCATGATCGGGCGGGTGGAGCGGGCGCAGAGCAGCGCGACCGCCGCGCTGCTCGGCAAGCTCTGCGCCGCGCTCGACGTGTCGCTGAGCGACGTCGTCGCGCTCGCGGAGAAGCCGCCGGAGCGCTTGATGCGGCTGGCCGACCAGCCGCATTGGCGTGATCCCGACAGCGGCTACCGGCGGCGTCATGCCTCGCCGCCGGATGCAGCGAGCGGCATCGAGATCATCGTCGTCGACCTGCCGGCCGGCGCGCGCGTCTCCTACAGCCCCTGGGGCCGCAATGCCTTCACCCAGCAGCTCCTGATGCTGGAGGGGGCGGTCTGCGTGTATATCGACGCCAAGACGGTGCGCCTGCGCGACGGCGACTGTCTCGACTTCGACGTCATGCGCGCCGTGACGTTCGAGAACGAAACCAAGCAGGATGCACGCTACGTCATCATCACGCGGCGCGGCACGTCTTATGGGAAAATGTGATGTCGCTGATCGTGCGGGACGCAACACTGGAGGATGCCGCCGACATTCTCGCCATCTACAACTACGCCGCGCTCAACACCACGGCGGTCTGGACCGACGGTCCGGCCGACCTCGCCTCGCGGCGCGCCTGGATCGACGCGCGGCGGGAGGCCGGCTATCCGGTGCTGGTCGCGATGAAGGGCAGCCATGCCGTCGGCTTTGCCTCGTTCGGTGATTTCCGTCCGTTCCGCGGCTATCGCCACACGGTGGAGAACTCGGTCTATGTCGACGAGCGGCATCATCGGCTCGGCATCGGCCGCAGCCTCGTTGCCGCGCTGATCGAACGCGCCACCGCGATGAACAAGCACGCGATGATCGCCGGCATCGATGCCGCCAACGCCGCCTCGATCGCCT comes from Bradyrhizobium diazoefficiens and encodes:
- a CDS encoding MATE family efflux transporter, whose protein sequence is MSDIAEIPVDEQERPLPPPPRPVRSALMDGPILRTLLSLAWPNVVALSAGTCVVIAETSYIGRLGVEALAAMALVFPTVILTMTMSGGAMGGAVASAIARALGAGDRERAGTLAAHALLIGITFGLVFMLGMLLYGPKVLEMLGGRGDVLTHAIAYTQVFFGGAVLPWLLNTMAGVLRGTGNMKLPSLLILNSAVWQVVLGGTLGLGLGPVPQLGMRGVAAGALIAYSMNICVMGWYLFSGRARVVPKLRGLRVQWAMFFDILKVGAIACFSPLQSVLTISIFTHLLAKFGTAILAGYGIGARLEFLLTSIAFSFGIASVPMIGMAVGAGRIARARRIAWIAGVSAFVAVGTPACLVATFPDLWVNIFTDSATVRATSHQYLSTVAPFYAFIGLASTMYFSSQGAAKVIGPVLAQTARLVYIAAIGWWLSTHDATAQNFFWLAASSMVVLGLLSCSSVVLTRWGPRDTKPAVRPVLSTVAD
- a CDS encoding SRPBCC family protein, which codes for MASIHNDIRLSASAHDVWDAVRDFGALPQRLAPGFVTACTLDGDARIVTFANGSVAREVLVDCDDARRRLVYAINSERLKHYSASVQVIAEGDKSCRLVWIIDMLPNELAAYVQGQTKDAVIAIHKAFPPAAA
- a CDS encoding VOC family protein; translation: MYDHIGLRVADLDASTRFYTAVLAPLGYVLCSSGEGYAGFGPKGEPALWLHLNKGRKADGAHIAFRAKDHDAVKAFHSEGLKSGGRDNGGAGPRKDYSPTYFAAFLIDPDGNNVEAVCV
- a CDS encoding helix-turn-helix transcriptional regulator; its protein translation is MDATTLLTTRSMTVSEFRCDAGPDDTPFAECRTGHSIAYVRSGSFGCHCRAGFFELVAGAMLVGAPGEEYTCTHEHVSGDVCLGFFLSADLVDALGGQREVWQVGATPPLPELMVLGELAQTAADGNSDLGLDEVGQILAGRFVDVVSGKARKQTTPTARDRRRAVEAALWIDDNSHTEVDLEQAAKQAGLSPFHFLRLFSSVLGVTPHQYLVRSRLRHAARLLTDEDIAVTDIAYDVGFGDLSNFVRTFHRAAGVSPTKFRQASKGERKILQEQLALN
- a CDS encoding methylated-DNA--[protein]-cysteine S-methyltransferase, which produces MVGHGYTIFDTAIGRCGMIWSSTGVVAVQLPEARELDTRRRIFQTHPEAREQRPSENAELAIEGIVGLLQGSDPDFSEVSLDAGGVPGFNRRVYEYACTIPRGETRTYHEVAKALGASGAAHSLAQAIAKNPYMLIVPSHRVLEAGNYTDRLSPYGGVISKRRLLALEGAHPIASKTLFDVLLPVAPPRAPT
- a CDS encoding helix-turn-helix domain-containing protein — encoded protein: MNQQKLDRAIGRRLKTLRTQGGMTLNELAARSGVSRAMIGRVERAQSSATAALLGKLCAALDVSLSDVVALAEKPPERLMRLADQPHWRDPDSGYRRRHASPPDAASGIEIIVVDLPAGARVSYSPWGRNAFTQQLLMLEGAVCVYIDAKTVRLRDGDCLDFDVMRAVTFENETKQDARYVIITRRGTSYGKM
- a CDS encoding GNAT family N-acetyltransferase; translation: MSLIVRDATLEDAADILAIYNYAALNTTAVWTDGPADLASRRAWIDARREAGYPVLVAMKGSHAVGFASFGDFRPFRGYRHTVENSVYVDERHHRLGIGRSLVAALIERATAMNKHAMIAGIDAANAASIALHASLGFAEVARMPEVGCKFGRWLDLVFMQKQLASGVRP